The stretch of DNA TATGTGCTTTCTGACCGATTACTTTATCCAAGTCGCCACCCATAGCCAACGCTATAAATTGTGCTATATTCAGGTGTATTGCCTTGAATTTTCTGCCTTCACGTTCACCTATTAAATGTTGATACCTGTCGAATTGGATATGGCAATTTGGACATAAATGTACTAAAATATCAACATCTTCATCTCCAATTGCGTTCATCTTATCAGCTGTTGCTGTAAATGACAGCTCTGGATTTGAATACCTTTGCCTGAAACCGGTTCCGCATGTTGCACGTTTGTGATCATACCATCCTATTGTTTTGCATCCGCATTCCCCAATCAGCTCATCCATGATATTTGGATCCCTTACACCGCCGATAGTGTCTTCGTAGTGCACTTTACAATAATGGCATCCGTGGTGAGTTGCTATGGTGTAATCACTTAAATCATATTTTATATGCTTTTTAATTTCATCCTTTTTGCCATATAAGATATCTACAACATGAAAAATGTTTTCGGTAGGCTTTAAATCATCTTTTTCATATTTTAAGTGTGATAATCCGTTATCGTCAAATAATTTATTAATATGATTTCTCAAATCATCTTTCTTGTTTAATAATTTTACAGATTTCTTATTGATTGCGTAACAAGTTGCGCACATCATTACAAGATTAGGGCGACCTATTTCGCGTGCGATTTTGAAATTGCGTGCCCCAATAGCTGTAGTATCGATTTGGTCAAAGACATCGGAATAATGGCCCAAACCAGTGCAGCAGGTCTGCTTTTCTGAAATCGCGTAGTCTATTCCTAATTTATCAAAGACAAATTTTGTTGATGCTTCCACACCGGGATATTCAACGCTTACAAGACAGCTTCTAAATAAAAGAATATCTTTATCAGGAATGTTCTTCATAATCTGCCTCCTGAGTATCTCTTATCTTTTCTATTTTATCTTTAAAACCCGTAATCGTTAATATTTTGCTTACTTCATCAATAACTTCCTTTGATGGCATTAACGGAGGGTCCAATTCCAATTCCTTTCTGATTTCATCTAAATTTTGTCTGAAATCCCACCAGCCCGGAACATCACGGTCAATATCTGAGAAGAATATCTCGGGAATTGCACCAATAGCTGCCGTAAAGTAGGAATCTGCAAATCCCATGTATTCATAGAGCTTGTCATAACCTATTTCATTTTTTATTGCAAACTGTTTTAGAATCTGATTTACTTCGCATACGCTGTTTCCTACAGGACATACGCTATGGCAGGTATAGCAGTAAAAACAGTTCCAGATACAATCATCTTCCAAAATTGACATGTCTCCGTCCAATACTCTTTCGATTATCTCACGTGGATTATAGTCACTGTGGCGTGCTGCAGGACATGTTGATGTGCACATTCCACATTGCACACATTTTAAAACCCCATCCTCTTTTGAGTTTTTAACATCTTCAATTATGTCTTCTGCAAAATCAATTGGTGAATCGGTAATCTTTTGCATATAATCACCTATAATTTGAACTCTTGATTTTGAATCATTTTCTTTAATTTTAGAGATAATTTGTTTGCTCTTAATCTATCTGACTGTCTGCAGATGATTGGAATTGTAACATCATTATCGTTAATATTCAAATCAACACTGCCGGTTTTCATGTCGAATGCATCATGGCGGCAGTAGTTGGCACACATTCCGCAGC from Methanobrevibacter sp. YE315 encodes:
- the hdrB gene encoding ferredoxin:CoB-CoM heterodisulfide reductase subunit HdrB yields the protein MMKNIPDKDILLFRSCLVSVEYPGVEASTKFVFDKLGIDYAISEKQTCCTGLGHYSDVFDQIDTTAIGARNFKIAREIGRPNLVMMCATCYAINKKSVKLLNKKDDLRNHINKLFDDNGLSHLKYEKDDLKPTENIFHVVDILYGKKDEIKKHIKYDLSDYTIATHHGCHYCKVHYEDTIGGVRDPNIMDELIGECGCKTIGWYDHKRATCGTGFRQRYSNPELSFTATADKMNAIGDEDVDILVHLCPNCHIQFDRYQHLIGEREGRKFKAIHLNIAQFIALAMGGDLDKVIGQKAHTVPISSIIKDLKEVEK
- the hdrC gene encoding ferredoxin:CoB-CoM heterodisulfide reductase subunit HdrC; amino-acid sequence: MQKITDSPIDFAEDIIEDVKNSKEDGVLKCVQCGMCTSTCPAARHSDYNPREIIERVLDGDMSILEDDCIWNCFYCYTCHSVCPVGNSVCEVNQILKQFAIKNEIGYDKLYEYMGFADSYFTAAIGAIPEIFFSDIDRDVPGWWDFRQNLDEIRKELELDPPLMPSKEVIDEVSKILTITGFKDKIEKIRDTQEADYEEHS